One genomic window of endosymbiont of Galathealinum brachiosum includes the following:
- a CDS encoding cytochrome P460 produces MKLKTGILSLTLTIMSQSLIAGEIIKPSPNGITLPEAYKDWKVISISHRTDNHSMRTILGNDIAVKAARAGNTNPWPKGSILGKLVWKQTAEEHWPAAIAPDKFVHAEFMHKDSEKYKSTGGWGYARWTGLDQKPYGSDENFALECMGCHTPVKDNDWVFTTPAKMP; encoded by the coding sequence ATGAAATTAAAAACAGGCATATTATCTCTAACATTAACCATTATGAGTCAGTCACTTATTGCAGGTGAAATAATTAAACCCTCCCCCAACGGCATTACACTGCCTGAAGCTTATAAAGACTGGAAAGTCATTTCTATCTCACATCGCACAGATAACCACTCTATGCGCACCATTCTGGGAAATGACATTGCAGTAAAAGCCGCACGCGCTGGCAATACCAATCCATGGCCTAAAGGCTCAATACTGGGAAAACTGGTATGGAAACAAACCGCTGAAGAACATTGGCCAGCAGCAATTGCTCCAGATAAATTTGTGCATGCTGAATTCATGCATAAAGACAGTGAAAAATATAAATCAACCGGTGGCTGGGGTTATGCACGCTGGACAGGATTAGATCAGAAACCTTACGGTAGTGATGAAAACTTTGCTCTGGAATGCATGGGATGCCACACACCGGTAAAAGATAATGACTGGGTGTTTACGACACCGGCGAAAATGCCCTGA
- a CDS encoding cold-shock protein, translating to MSKGTVKWFDAGKGFGFITPEDGGKDLFVHHSEIKSGDDYKSLNDGQVVEYEVGQGQKGPCANNVVPV from the coding sequence ATGAGTAAAGGTACAGTAAAGTGGTTCGACGCGGGTAAAGGTTTTGGTTTTATAACTCCAGAAGACGGAGGAAAAGATCTTTTTGTGCATCATTCTGAAATTAAGAGTGGTGATGACTATAAATCACTTAATGATGGGCAAGTGGTTGAATATGAAGTAGGACAAGGCCAGAAAGGCCCTTGCGCAAACAACGTTGTCCCAGTTTAA
- a CDS encoding alpha/beta hydrolase gives MLNWVFKMKIHPLLLIKSFFLLLAFLVTSAVFAETIQLTSAVNKKINANFYQGKGDANPVLMLHGFLQTNEFPTINRLAISLHESGYTVLSPNLSLGLNNRKQSIDCEAIHTHSMDSDAKELAQWIDWLHKKTGKPVTLIGHSAGGLVILNYMENNHAKSINQTILISVSYYASGPAARETIEHAQKARKAIEKGRNPLDKYALNYCETYPTYARDFLSYYNWDRDKTNAVILKHKKLISLILGTEDKRIEKNWRQQLQKTTNKIMLIDGANHFFDQTHEFDLIDAVETLLSN, from the coding sequence ATGCTTAATTGGGTTTTTAAAATGAAAATTCACCCCTTATTACTGATAAAATCTTTCTTTCTTTTACTGGCTTTCTTAGTTACATCAGCTGTATTTGCTGAAACTATACAGTTAACATCAGCAGTAAATAAAAAAATAAATGCTAATTTTTATCAGGGAAAAGGTGATGCTAACCCTGTTTTGATGTTGCATGGGTTTCTTCAAACAAATGAGTTTCCTACTATTAACAGGCTGGCTATATCATTACATGAGTCAGGTTATACAGTATTAAGCCCAAACTTATCTCTAGGCCTGAATAATAGAAAACAAAGCATTGACTGTGAGGCTATACATACTCACTCGATGGATTCAGATGCAAAGGAACTTGCGCAATGGATAGATTGGTTGCATAAAAAAACAGGAAAACCAGTGACATTGATAGGTCATAGTGCTGGTGGGTTGGTTATATTGAATTACATGGAAAATAATCATGCTAAATCCATTAATCAGACCATATTGATAAGTGTTTCATATTATGCTTCAGGGCCAGCTGCCAGAGAAACCATAGAGCATGCTCAAAAAGCAAGAAAGGCGATAGAAAAGGGAAGGAATCCACTGGATAAGTACGCCTTAAATTATTGTGAAACATACCCGACCTATGCGCGTGACTTTTTGTCTTATTACAATTGGGATAGAGATAAAACAAATGCCGTGATCTTAAAGCATAAAAAATTAATATCTTTAATTCTGGGCACTGAAGATAAGCGTATTGAAAAAAACTGGAGGCAGCAATTACAGAAAACAACAAATAAAATTATGCTGATTGACGGTGCCAATCACTTCTTTGATCAGACGCATGAATTTGACTTGATTGATGCTGTCGAAACACTCTTAAGTAATTAA
- the parE gene encoding DNA topoisomerase IV subunit B, producing MSSYDASAIEVLTGLEPVQKRPGMYTDTTRPNHLAQEVIDNSVDEAVAGHASKIEVVLYKDGSLGVTDDGRGMPVDIHPEEGLPGIEVIMTKLHAGGKFSNDNYKFSGGLHGVGVSVVNALSDKVEAEIRRDGKVFSITFAHGDKIKDLEEIGTVGKKNTGTQIRFWPEAKYFDSPKFSVIQLKHVLRAKAVLCPGLKVTFREEKTAESSEWYYEDGLEDYLMDSLKGYELLPKGPFTGALSSEHEAVDWALLWLPEGGDSVGESYVNLIPTAQGGTHVNGLRTGLTEAIREFCEFRNLLPRGVKLSPEDVWEKVSYILSVKLLDPQFSGQTKERLSSRECAAFVSGVVKDSFSLWLNQNTDQGELIAMLAIDNAQKRLKAGKKVARKKVTSGPALPGKLADCSSSDANLTELFLVEGDSAGGSAKQARDRNNQAIMPLRGKILNTWEVDADQILASQEVHDISVAIGVDPDSDDLSGLRYGKICILADADSDGYHIATLLCALFLRHFRTLTESGHVYVAMPPLFRVDVGKEVFYALDEAEKQGVLDRITAEKKKGKVQVTRFKGLGEMNPMQLRETSIAPDTRRLVQLIVEDGDDSDKMMDMLLAKKRASDRKAWLESKGDLAEVL from the coding sequence ATGAGTTCATACGATGCTTCCGCCATTGAAGTTTTAACAGGTTTAGAGCCGGTACAAAAACGCCCTGGCATGTATACCGATACTACCCGCCCCAACCATCTGGCGCAGGAAGTCATAGATAATAGTGTCGATGAAGCGGTAGCTGGCCATGCCAGTAAGATAGAAGTTGTCTTATATAAAGATGGCTCACTGGGTGTAACTGACGATGGTCGGGGTATGCCGGTGGATATTCACCCTGAAGAAGGGCTGCCAGGCATAGAAGTGATTATGACCAAACTTCATGCCGGCGGTAAATTTTCAAATGATAATTATAAATTTTCAGGTGGTTTGCACGGTGTAGGGGTTTCCGTGGTGAATGCTCTGTCTGATAAGGTTGAAGCTGAGATACGCCGTGACGGCAAAGTTTTTTCTATTACTTTTGCTCATGGCGACAAGATTAAGGATCTTGAAGAAATTGGCACGGTTGGTAAGAAAAATACCGGCACACAGATTCGTTTCTGGCCTGAAGCTAAATATTTTGATTCACCTAAATTTTCAGTTATACAGCTCAAACATGTACTTAGAGCAAAAGCCGTATTGTGTCCTGGTTTAAAAGTCACTTTTCGAGAAGAAAAAACAGCTGAAAGTTCAGAGTGGTATTACGAAGATGGTTTAGAAGACTATCTAATGGATAGTCTGAAAGGTTATGAATTATTACCTAAAGGACCGTTTACCGGTGCGCTGTCTTCAGAGCATGAAGCAGTTGACTGGGCATTGTTATGGTTGCCAGAAGGCGGTGATTCAGTAGGCGAGTCTTACGTAAATTTAATACCCACTGCGCAGGGTGGTACCCATGTTAATGGTTTACGCACAGGTTTAACAGAAGCGATACGTGAGTTTTGTGAATTTAGAAACCTGTTACCCCGTGGTGTAAAACTCAGCCCGGAAGATGTCTGGGAAAAAGTCAGTTACATTCTTTCAGTAAAATTATTAGATCCACAGTTCTCAGGGCAAACAAAAGAAAGACTCTCTTCAAGAGAATGTGCTGCCTTTGTTTCCGGTGTGGTAAAAGATTCGTTTAGCCTGTGGTTAAATCAGAACACAGATCAGGGTGAACTGATTGCCATGCTGGCAATTGATAATGCCCAGAAACGTTTAAAAGCCGGTAAAAAAGTTGCCCGTAAAAAGGTCACATCGGGTCCCGCATTACCGGGTAAGTTAGCCGACTGTAGCTCATCGGATGCAAACCTGACTGAACTGTTTTTAGTAGAAGGTGACTCAGCGGGTGGCTCGGCCAAACAGGCCAGAGATAGAAACAATCAGGCAATAATGCCATTACGCGGAAAAATACTAAATACCTGGGAAGTGGATGCAGATCAGATATTAGCTTCACAGGAAGTACATGATATTTCAGTTGCCATTGGTGTCGATCCGGATTCGGATGATTTATCCGGTTTACGTTATGGAAAAATATGCATACTCGCAGATGCAGACTCGGATGGATATCACATCGCGACTTTATTATGCGCATTATTTTTACGTCATTTCCGTACACTAACGGAAAGCGGTCATGTTTATGTTGCCATGCCACCACTCTTTAGAGTAGATGTCGGTAAAGAAGTTTTCTATGCGTTAGATGAAGCAGAGAAGCAGGGCGTATTAGATAGAATTACCGCAGAAAAGAAAAAAGGCAAAGTTCAGGTAACCCGATTCAAAGGGCTGGGTGAAATGAATCCTATGCAGTTACGCGAAACATCTATTGCACCAGATACTCGTCGTTTAGTTCAGTTAATTGTAGAAGACGGTGATGACAGCGATAAAATGATGGATATGTTATTAGCAAAAAAACGTGCATCAGACAGAAAAGCCTGGTTAGAAAGCAAAGGTGATTTAGCCGAAGTTTTATAA
- a CDS encoding DNA helicase UvrD produces MSLEAANPNINATVTASAGSGKTYMLVTRIVRLLLEDAQPGSILALTFTRKAAAEMQQRLSERLYQLATVDDEKLFKLLNELDLGKEYQQKARALYEAHQYCDYPVRTLTFHSFCQDLLARFPLEADVPPNFDLLESADLLIQQARDALFNVATLDMQGELSKHLQQLMKLCGGLFNLDKVLNSFLQHRSDWWAYTDNEETNKASFASQRLATKLGYSSDTDPLTLFFNADLKHTLKEFAQLLVKAAGKKNLQSADDLANWLVDARTDSKSFNIIRSCFLTQKDEALSAGRKDTKALRKKLGDDAAEEFLDVHQHISQQIIDTLDQLNKQHCWQLNHHWFYCGEKLIEHYQTLKTQQRLLDFTDLEWRSYKLLQDSENALWIQYKLDQQIQHLLIDEFQDTNPTQWQLILPLLEEMAAAESEKHRSVFLVGDEKQSIYSFRRAKPELQQQAANWLEQNLNAQAFPLNKSWRSSPAIIETVNAVFSQDEYQKNLPGFIQHETHLKNLPGKVEVLPLWKMSDLDDKIEPVYCRNPLKEARAEAAGIHQKEARQIAQHIQQLIKNKTAITDDDSQRAVTYNDIYILVRKRAHVADYEQALRDAGIAYLGTNRGTFLSCLEIQDMEALLDTLLTPFNNLALAQVLKSPLFSASDDDLQILASHNFQGHWFEKLELLSNELDDQHPLKRAWHFLSIWRALADKIPVHDLLDKIFSQADVLERYKRSTPEALQARVQANLTLFLEMALDLDSGRYPSLMHFLFHLRSLRHTQSDAPDEAPMETREPRVRIMTIHASKGLEAPVVYLADTITGAKDRSSLSTLVDWPVEDKRPEHFQLVPSSKLQDSTTRELTKQSKEALQKEDANLLYVAITRARQYLFISGCQPDRGPFTNWYQPIFTALQTLTGNTEDEQLTYPFGTQLNCDDTETTSIEVDNIVDIDIALTKKIVSHEKPQTMLAPSRLERNAAYFNNDENFIGKNNAGSNTENSQSAKTRGIAIHRMLELLSQNQNLTSQNILQKIIFELHIEDEDELQDWLTIATSNYSHPELQSIFNPDNIIKVYDECPVQYSRDDRLVYGIIDRLIVEQNDVTIVDYKTHQHANKNNLHELSVPYQQQMSLYADGLKQLWPDRQIKSYLLFTECSELFEVDV; encoded by the coding sequence ATGAGTCTTGAAGCCGCAAACCCCAATATAAACGCCACTGTTACCGCCTCGGCTGGAAGCGGTAAAACCTATATGCTGGTCACTCGCATCGTGCGATTACTACTTGAAGATGCACAACCAGGCAGTATTCTAGCTCTCACGTTTACACGTAAAGCAGCGGCTGAAATGCAACAACGCCTGTCTGAACGTTTATATCAACTCGCAACCGTAGATGATGAAAAGTTGTTTAAATTACTTAATGAACTTGATTTAGGTAAGGAATATCAACAAAAAGCCCGTGCTTTATATGAAGCCCATCAATATTGTGATTACCCGGTTCGCACTCTCACCTTCCATTCATTCTGTCAGGATTTATTAGCCCGGTTTCCACTGGAGGCAGATGTACCGCCTAATTTTGATTTACTGGAAAGTGCTGATTTACTTATTCAACAGGCAAGAGACGCTTTATTTAATGTAGCCACACTGGATATGCAGGGCGAGCTTTCAAAGCATTTACAGCAATTAATGAAACTGTGTGGGGGGCTGTTTAACCTTGATAAGGTTCTTAACAGTTTTTTACAACATAGAAGTGACTGGTGGGCTTACACTGATAATGAAGAAACTAACAAAGCCAGTTTCGCCAGCCAGCGGTTGGCCACTAAACTTGGCTACTCTTCAGACACCGATCCACTAACGCTATTTTTTAATGCTGACCTTAAGCACACACTAAAAGAGTTTGCTCAGTTATTAGTTAAAGCTGCGGGTAAGAAAAACCTGCAGTCTGCAGATGATTTAGCTAACTGGCTGGTTGATGCAAGGACAGATAGTAAAAGTTTTAATATTATACGCAGCTGTTTTCTAACCCAGAAAGATGAAGCTTTGTCTGCGGGACGTAAAGATACTAAAGCGCTGCGAAAAAAGCTGGGTGATGATGCCGCAGAAGAATTTCTGGATGTTCACCAGCACATAAGCCAGCAAATTATTGACACCCTCGACCAGCTTAATAAACAACATTGCTGGCAGCTAAACCATCACTGGTTTTATTGCGGTGAAAAACTCATTGAGCACTATCAAACATTAAAAACCCAGCAGCGTTTACTAGACTTCACAGACCTTGAATGGCGCAGTTATAAATTACTTCAGGATTCTGAAAATGCGCTGTGGATTCAATACAAGCTCGACCAACAAATACAACATTTATTGATTGATGAATTTCAGGATACTAACCCGACTCAATGGCAGTTAATTTTACCCTTACTGGAAGAAATGGCTGCTGCAGAATCTGAAAAACACCGCAGTGTATTTTTGGTGGGTGATGAAAAACAGTCTATTTACAGTTTCCGCCGGGCTAAACCTGAATTACAACAACAGGCTGCAAACTGGCTAGAACAAAACCTGAATGCTCAGGCATTTCCTCTGAATAAATCATGGCGCTCATCACCGGCTATTATTGAAACTGTTAATGCAGTTTTTTCTCAGGATGAATATCAGAAAAATTTACCCGGTTTCATTCAACATGAAACACACCTTAAAAATCTGCCGGGAAAAGTTGAAGTTTTACCTCTGTGGAAAATGAGCGACCTTGACGATAAAATTGAACCGGTTTATTGCCGTAACCCCTTAAAAGAAGCAAGGGCAGAAGCAGCTGGCATCCACCAGAAAGAAGCCAGACAGATTGCACAACATATTCAACAACTAATAAAAAATAAAACTGCCATTACTGATGATGATTCACAACGAGCGGTTACTTATAACGATATTTACATACTGGTTAGAAAACGCGCTCACGTTGCTGACTATGAACAGGCATTAAGAGATGCAGGCATTGCTTATTTGGGCACTAACCGGGGCACTTTTTTATCCTGTTTAGAAATACAGGATATGGAAGCCCTGCTTGATACCTTGCTAACACCATTTAACAATCTTGCACTGGCTCAGGTATTGAAATCACCTCTGTTCAGTGCCAGTGATGATGATCTTCAAATACTGGCATCACATAACTTTCAGGGCCACTGGTTTGAAAAACTGGAGCTGTTATCGAATGAACTTGATGACCAGCACCCGCTAAAACGTGCCTGGCATTTTTTATCTATCTGGAGAGCACTGGCAGATAAAATCCCTGTGCACGATTTACTCGATAAAATATTTTCACAGGCTGATGTATTAGAACGTTATAAACGTTCGACACCTGAAGCATTACAGGCAAGAGTGCAGGCAAATTTAACCCTGTTTCTTGAAATGGCTCTGGATTTAGACAGTGGACGCTACCCTAGCCTGATGCACTTTCTTTTTCATTTACGAAGTCTGCGACATACCCAGAGCGATGCGCCAGATGAAGCACCAATGGAAACCCGTGAGCCAAGGGTACGCATTATGACCATACATGCCAGCAAAGGACTCGAAGCTCCGGTAGTGTATCTAGCAGATACCATTACTGGCGCTAAAGACAGATCATCCTTAAGCACTTTAGTAGACTGGCCTGTAGAAGATAAACGTCCCGAACATTTTCAACTGGTTCCATCTTCTAAACTTCAGGATAGTACAACCAGAGAGTTAACTAAGCAGTCAAAAGAGGCATTACAAAAAGAAGACGCTAACCTGTTATATGTTGCGATTACTCGCGCCAGACAATATTTATTTATCAGCGGCTGCCAACCAGACAGAGGACCTTTTACCAACTGGTATCAACCCATTTTTACTGCCTTACAAACGTTAACCGGTAATACAGAAGACGAACAGCTTACCTACCCTTTTGGGACACAGTTAAACTGTGATGATACTGAAACAACCTCAATTGAAGTTGATAATATTGTTGACATAGACATTGCATTAACAAAAAAAATAGTCAGCCACGAAAAACCTCAGACAATGCTTGCACCCAGCCGATTAGAAAGAAATGCTGCTTATTTTAATAATGATGAAAATTTCATTGGAAAAAATAACGCCGGAAGTAACACTGAGAATAGTCAATCTGCAAAAACACGTGGTATAGCCATTCATCGGATGCTCGAATTATTAAGTCAAAATCAAAATTTAACTAGTCAGAATATTTTACAGAAAATTATTTTTGAATTGCATATTGAAGATGAGGACGAACTGCAAGACTGGTTAACCATTGCGACCTCAAATTACAGTCACCCTGAATTACAGTCTATTTTTAACCCTGACAATATTATTAAAGTGTATGACGAATGCCCCGTTCAATACTCCAGAGATGATCGCCTAGTATATGGCATTATTGACCGGCTTATCGTTGAACAAAACGATGTCACCATTGTTGATTACAAAACACATCAGCATGCTAATAAAAATAATTTGCACGAATTGTCAGTACCATATCAACAACAAATGTCACTTTATGCTGATGGTTTAAAACAGTTATGGCCTGACAGACAAATAAAGAGTTATTTGCTGTTTACTGAATGTTCAGAATTGTTTGAGGTTGATGTATAA
- a CDS encoding disulfide bond formation protein DsbC, whose amino-acid sequence MSGINYNLSCLPIQNTKILRIKFMKLLLKPGLMVLALVSALTSGLVSSVYADEAGIKQLKETLAKRLPPGAQVSVKETPIAGFYEVVSGKEIMYMTKDIGYFFDGDLIDMKTRENLTDTARDVIHLDLLNNLGEKNMLVYTPKDEVKHTITVFTDVDCYYCQKLHKEMADYMNNGVKVRYIFVPFKGQKSMATSVSVWCAKDRTKAMDIAKSGGMVEAKTCDNPINKHKMLATDLGIRGTPGIMLESGELIGGYVPSDKLLKMLNSVNTAKLN is encoded by the coding sequence ATGTCTGGAATTAATTATAATCTGTCCTGTCTACCTATACAGAATACTAAAATATTGAGAATTAAGTTTATGAAATTATTATTAAAACCCGGCCTGATGGTATTGGCGCTGGTGTCTGCATTAACATCTGGTCTTGTCTCTTCGGTATATGCCGATGAAGCTGGTATTAAGCAATTAAAAGAAACTCTGGCAAAACGTTTGCCTCCCGGTGCGCAAGTATCTGTAAAAGAAACACCAATTGCGGGTTTCTATGAGGTAGTCTCGGGTAAAGAGATCATGTACATGACAAAAGACATTGGATATTTTTTTGATGGCGATCTAATTGATATGAAAACGCGGGAGAACCTTACAGACACTGCTCGTGATGTTATTCACCTTGATTTATTAAATAATCTGGGTGAAAAAAATATGCTTGTTTATACGCCAAAAGATGAAGTGAAGCACACTATCACTGTCTTTACAGATGTTGATTGTTATTATTGTCAGAAGTTACACAAAGAAATGGCTGATTACATGAATAACGGTGTGAAAGTACGTTATATCTTTGTGCCATTCAAGGGGCAGAAGAGCATGGCAACATCGGTATCAGTCTGGTGTGCTAAAGATAGAACCAAAGCGATGGATATAGCTAAAAGTGGTGGAATGGTTGAAGCAAAAACGTGTGATAACCCGATCAATAAACATAAGATGCTTGCTACAGATTTAGGTATCAGGGGAACGCCAGGCATAATGCTTGAATCAGGTGAACTGATTGGAGGATACGTGCCTTCAGATAAATTATTAAAAATGTTAAATTCTGTAAATACAGCCAAGCTTAATTAA
- the xerD gene encoding site-specific tyrosine recombinase XerD produces the protein MAIVDQLPSGEQALLERFLDALWMEHGLSQNTLSAYKNDLSNLALWLFENKRNLLKAEQVDLQAFLAHRFEIGSKNRSAARLLSSMRRFYAWLLRERKIQIDPVALIEAPKPEQPLPKTLTEQQIEDLLNAPDLNDDLGIRDKAMLETIYATGLRVSELVGLEFSQVSLDPGVVRVMGKGGKERLVPLGEEAIDYLLSYIKCARVSLMAQHQPCNALFVTRRGKGMTRQAFWYLLKRYATLANIDAGILSPHTLRHAFATHLLNHGADLRVVQMLLGHSDISTTQIYTHVANQRLQEIYQQHHPRA, from the coding sequence ATGGCAATAGTCGATCAATTACCCTCAGGTGAACAGGCACTATTAGAGCGTTTTCTGGATGCTTTATGGATGGAGCACGGTCTCAGCCAGAATACCCTGTCTGCATATAAAAACGATTTGTCGAATCTGGCATTATGGCTATTTGAAAATAAGCGCAATTTACTCAAAGCTGAGCAGGTAGATTTACAGGCATTTCTTGCTCACCGATTTGAAATAGGCAGTAAAAACCGCAGTGCCGCAAGATTATTGTCTTCAATGAGGCGTTTTTACGCCTGGTTGTTGCGTGAGAGAAAGATACAGATTGATCCAGTGGCGTTAATTGAGGCGCCTAAGCCAGAACAGCCATTACCTAAAACACTGACAGAACAGCAGATTGAAGATCTTTTAAATGCACCAGACTTAAATGATGATCTGGGAATCAGAGATAAAGCCATGCTGGAAACCATTTATGCCACGGGGTTAAGGGTAAGTGAGTTAGTTGGGCTGGAGTTTTCACAGGTTTCGTTAGATCCGGGTGTGGTACGTGTAATGGGGAAGGGTGGGAAAGAGCGGTTAGTGCCACTGGGTGAAGAAGCCATCGATTATTTGTTGTCTTATATAAAGTGCGCCAGAGTTAGTTTGATGGCGCAACATCAACCCTGTAATGCACTTTTTGTAACCCGTCGGGGTAAGGGAATGACCCGACAGGCCTTCTGGTACTTACTTAAACGTTATGCAACACTGGCCAATATAGATGCAGGAATACTGTCACCTCATACATTAAGGCATGCCTTTGCGACTCATTTATTGAATCATGGCGCTGATTTGCGCGTTGTGCAGATGTTGTTGGGTCATAGCGATATTTCCACGACTCAAATTTATACCCATGTGGCAAATCAGCGATTACAGGAAATTTATCAGCAGCATCATCCCCGTGCCTGA
- the mobA gene encoding molybdenum cofactor guanylyltransferase produces the protein MENINPQSQVTYLILAGGRGQRMHGVDKGLMLWQGKPMIEHITQYIGIPPDKIIISANRNLDIYENYAEKVIQDDACDIDGDYQGPLAGILSAMQVCTTPYLLCLPCDSPVPPDNLLKNLCHCIHEQNKKSALCHDGERLQPLFSLLNCEHKHLLREFLLQGRRKVHDFFSLIDPAICDFSSQRNHFNNFNRPDDMN, from the coding sequence ATGGAAAATATAAACCCACAAAGTCAGGTTACTTACCTTATTCTCGCCGGTGGTCGTGGACAAAGAATGCACGGTGTCGATAAAGGTTTAATGTTATGGCAGGGCAAACCCATGATTGAGCACATAACTCAATATATTGGAATTCCACCAGACAAAATAATTATCAGTGCAAATCGAAATTTAGACATTTATGAAAATTACGCAGAAAAAGTTATTCAAGATGATGCCTGTGACATTGATGGAGACTACCAGGGGCCACTAGCAGGTATTTTAAGTGCCATGCAGGTTTGCACAACTCCTTACCTGCTCTGTTTACCCTGCGACTCACCTGTGCCCCCTGACAACCTTTTAAAAAACCTCTGCCATTGCATTCATGAACAGAATAAAAAATCTGCTCTGTGTCATGACGGAGAAAGGTTACAGCCCTTATTTTCATTATTAAACTGTGAGCACAAACACCTGTTAAGAGAGTTTTTGCTACAGGGGCGACGTAAAGTGCATGATTTTTTTTCATTAATAGACCCAGCAATCTGTGATTTTTCATCACAGAGAAATCACTTTAATAATTTCAATCGTCCGGATGATATGAACTAA
- the mobB gene encoding molybdopterin-guanine dinucleotide biosynthesis protein B has product MSNQREKISYEKPLLGFAAFSGTGKTTLLLKLIPELKQRGLRIAVIKHAHHNFDMDTPGKDSYELRKAGAVPMLICSSKRTVITIENETEADPTLQQMLTHIPADSIDMILVEGFKKWPFDKIELHRESTGKPLMYPDDDKIIAIAHDDKTPLKDTNLPQLDINNVNAIADFVIQYHQQHGS; this is encoded by the coding sequence ATGTCTAATCAAAGAGAAAAAATATCCTACGAAAAGCCATTATTAGGTTTTGCAGCCTTTAGTGGCACTGGAAAAACCACTTTATTACTTAAGCTCATACCCGAACTCAAACAACGGGGTTTACGCATTGCGGTTATAAAACATGCTCACCATAATTTTGATATGGATACGCCGGGCAAAGATAGTTATGAATTGCGTAAAGCCGGTGCAGTCCCTATGTTAATTTGCTCCAGTAAACGTACGGTTATTACAATAGAGAATGAAACTGAAGCAGACCCGACATTACAACAAATGTTAACGCATATTCCTGCAGATTCTATCGATATGATATTAGTCGAAGGTTTTAAAAAATGGCCATTCGACAAAATTGAACTGCACCGGGAAAGCACAGGAAAACCATTAATGTATCCGGATGATGACAAAATTATTGCGATTGCACACGATGATAAGACACCATTGAAAGATACCAACTTACCCCAACTTGATATTAATAATGTTAATGCAATAGCCGATTTTGTTATTCAGTACCATCAACAGCACGGATCGTAG